DNA sequence from the Streptomyces cinnabarinus genome:
CCGTCGCGGTGAAGTTCGCCGCCCATCAGGTGGTCTCGTCGGCCGAGGGCGGGCTGCTGATCACGACGCGGCGGATGCGGCGGATCGTCGTCGACACGCCGGAGCGCACCGTGCGGGCCGAGCCGGGTGCCCGGTGGTCCGACGTGCTGCCGCGCGCCGCGGAGTTCGGCCTGGCCCCGATCGCGGGTTCGGCCCCGGACGTACGGGGTGGTCGGGTACCTCCTCGGTGGCGGTCAGAGCCCGCTGCTGGGGGGGAGCCGGTTCTCGCGCTTCTACGGCGGTGGCATCTACTTCGCGGGCGAGAACATGGCCCGGCTCGCAGATGACGAGCAGGGCCAGCGGATGGGCGAAGCGTCCTTCGGGGTCGACGGGCTCGCCCGGTCCTTCGTGGTCCAGATTGTCCAGCAGGTTCCGGGCGATCTCCCTGATTCTGGGCTCCAGTGCTTGGGCGTGTCCGGCCCAGGCCCGGCCGTCGTCCGCTGTGGTGAAAGGCACCAGGGCGGCGCACTCGCTCCCCTGCGTACAGCGACGCCGCCGCTCCGGAGTGCGGAGCGGCGGCGTCTGTCCGGTGCGCCGGACCTCTGTGGGGTGTCAGCGGACGGTGGCCCGGGCGGCTCGCTCGATGACGTCGGCGACCAGGTGCGGGTGGGACACGGCGACCGAGTGGGAGGCGGCGACCTCGGTGGTGTGGGCGTGGGCACGCTTGGCCATGAAGCGCTGGACCGCGGCGGGGATGTTGAGGTCGCTGGTGGTGACGATGTCCCAGGTCGGCTTCGTCTTCCACGCGGCCGTGGTGGCCTTCTCCTCCAGCGCGGCCTGAGCGATGGGGCGCTGCGCGGCGGCCATGAGGGCGGCCTGCCGCGCGGGGACGTCGGCGGCGAACTGCCGGCGGAACCTGTCCTGCTGGATGTACAGGTCGGTGGCAGTGGTGCCGTCGGCCTGCTGGTAGGTGACGGGGTCGAGGGTGCCGGGGAGGGTGGAGCCGGGGTACTTGTTGGTGAGCTCCAGGGCGGTCTCCCCGGGGGCGGGGAGGAAGGCGGCGACGTAGACGAGCGCCTTCACCTGGGGGTCGTCGGTGGCGGCCTGGCTGATGACGTTGCCGCCGTAGGAGTGGCCGACGAGGATCTTCGGGCCCTTGATGTGGTCGAGGACGGTGCGCAGGGCGGCGGCGTCGGAGGCGGGGCCGCGCAGCGGGTTGGCGGCGGCGACGACCGGGTAGCCGTCGGCGCGCAGGTCGGCGATGACGCCGTTCCAGCTGGAGCCGTCGGCGAAGGCGCCGTGCTCCAGGACGATGGTCGGCTTGGTGCTGTTGTCGGCGCCGGTGGTCTTGGTCGCGCCGGAGGCGGTGCCGCTGAGTGCGAACGCTCCGAGTGCCAGACCCGCCGTGGCCAGCGAGACCACACCCGTCACCAGCCGCTTGCGTCCACCGTTGATGCTCAGCACGAAAATGCCCCTTTCAGGCGCTACGAGTACGGGCGGGCCGCCGGTCTTCACCGGATCGCGTCACCGCCCTGACTGGTGACGAACGTGTCATCCCCGTCATCACCTGTCAAGGTGGTGACGAAAGATGCGGGAAACTCGAGCCCGGTGTGCGAGGTTGACCCTCGTGGACAGACGCGGAGAGAAAGGCGAGGCGCCATGGGTGACGTCGAGGAGAGGGCGCTGCTGGCCGGCGGCTGCTTCTGGGGTATGCAGGAGCTGATCCGGTCCCTTCCCGGGGTGGTGCGCACCCGTGTGGGATACAGCGGTGACGACGGCAAGCCTCGTCCCACCTACCGCGATCACGGACAGCACGCGGAGGCGATCGAGATCGTCTTCGATCCCAAGGTCACCGACTACCGGGCGATCCTGGAGTACTTCTTCCAGATCCACGACCCGACCACGCGCAACCGGCAGGGCAACGACATCGGCCTCAGCTACCGTTCGGCGATCTTCTGCGCCGACGACACGCAGCGGCTTGTCGCGCAGGACACCATCGCCGACGTCGAGGCGTCCGGACTGTGGCCGGGGTCCGTGGTGACCGAGGTCGTGCCGGCCGGTGAGTTCTGGGAGGCCGAGCCGGAGCACCAGGACTACCTCCAGCGCTACCCCAACGGCTACACCTGCCACTTCCCGCGGCCGAACTGGCGGCTGCCGAAGCGCGCCGAGTCGTGAGTCCTGAGTTCTGAGCGCACACGCGGCCGGGCAGGTTGGATCCTGCCCGGCCGTATGTGTGTCAGCCGTCCGAGGCGGAAGGTCGCGCGGACTCAGAGGTGGTCGGCGTCGACGACGGCCTGAGCGAACGTCGTGGGAGCCTCCTGCGGGAGGTTGTGGCCGATGTTCGCGATCGTGCGGTGCTCGTAGGGCCCCGTGAAGCGGCTGCGGTAGGAGGATCCGTCGCCGGGCGCGGTGAAGGGGTCCAGGGCGGGGTCGAGGGTGATGGTCGGGACGCCGATGGGCGGCTGGGCGGCCAGCTGCTTCTCGTAGCGGTCGTACCGGCGTTCACCCTCGATCAGGCTGATCCGCCAGCGGTAGTTGTACAGGACGATGGCGGCGTAGTCGGGGTTCTTGAACGCCTCGGCGGTGCGCTGGAAGGTGGCGTCGTCGAACTTCCAGTTGGGGGAGACGAGGGTCCACACATACCGGCACAGGGCGATGCGCTCGTCGACCTGCTCCATGGCCTTCTTGCCGCGCTCGGTGGCGAAGTACCACTGGTACCACCAGTTGCGCTCCACGGCCGGGTTCGCGGGCTCCAGCTGCGCCTTGCGATTGGTGATGAGGTAACCGCTGGTGGAGACGAGGGCCTTGACGCGCTCGGGCCACAGGGCGGCGATGATGTCGGCGGTCCGCGAACCCCAGTCGAAGCCGGCCAGCACGGCCTGATCGATCTTCAGCGCGTCCATCAGCGCGATGATGTCGAGCGCGATGGCGGACTGCTCGGCGCTGCGGGGCGTACGGCGGGACAGGAACCGGGTGCTGCCGTGACCGCGCAGGTAGGGAACGATGACCCGGTAGCCCAGGTCGGCCAGCAGTGGGGCGACGTCGACGAAGCTGTGGATGTCGTAGGGCCAGCCGTGCAGGCAGATGACGACCGGGCCGTGGGCGGGCCCCGCCTCGGCGTAACCGATGTCGAGGACCCCCGCCTTGACCTGCTTGAGCGTGGCGAATTCGGTGTGCGTGCCCGGGGTGACGGTCGGCGCGGTGGAAACACGTGTGCCGCTGGTGTCCTGCGCGGCGAACGCGCTGTTCTGCAGGCCGGACAGTGAGACCGCGGCCGCGCCGGTACCCAGGCCGACGGCCTTGCTGAAGGTACGCCTGTTGATCATGTGGAAAAACCTCCGTGGTGCGCCTTGTCGCCCAGGTGGGCCGACGCCACACACTCTCGCCGGTGACACATGCACACACATCAGTCATGTGACGGTAGGTCGCGGGCGGGGTCGGCCGACGTGTGCGAGGTCATTCGACTGAAGGGCGACCATGACGGACATCCTTCACGCGCACGCGCATCTAACGCTCCTAAGTGCTACATTGATGTGGCACTTGGGCGCCGTGTCCGAGCGAATCGAGTACGGAAGAGAGAGAGAGCGCATGATCACCTACGACCGGCTCTTCATCGGAGGCTCCTGGGTCGAGCCGAGCCAGCCGGAACTGCTCGACATCGCCTCGCCGCACGACCAGTCGGTGGTCGGCCGCGCCGCGCAGGCGCAGCCGACGGACATCGACCGCGCGGTCGCCGCGACGCGGGCGTCCTTCGAGGCGGGGGAGTGGCGCCTGACACCGCCCGCGGAGCGGATCGCGCTCCTGCGCCGCTTCAACAGCCTGCGCGAGGAGAACGCGGAGAAGATCGCACACCTGATCTCGCTGGAGAACGGCTCGGCCGGATGGTTCACCCGCGCCGGACAGCCCGGCCTGACCCGGCAGGCGAACGCCTACCTGAAGGCGGCGGAGGAATTCGGCTGGGAGGAGACCCTCGCGCCCTCCGACCCCGCCTCCCCGGTACGCAGCGTGGTGCGCCGTGAGGCCATCGGCGTCGTGGCAGCGGTCATCCCGTGGAACTCGCCCTTCTCCTCGGCCACTTCGAAGATCATCCCCGCGCTGCTCGCGGGCAACTCCGTCGTCCTGAAGGTGTCCCCCGAGAACTCCCTGAGCATGGGCTTCCTGGCCGAACTGCTGGAGCGAGTGGGCCTG
Encoded proteins:
- a CDS encoding FAD-binding protein, with the protein product MVSSAEGGLLITTRRMRRIVVDTPERTVRAEPGARWSDVLPRAAEFGLAPIAGSAPDVRGGRVPPRWRSEPAAGGEPVLALLRRWHLLRGREHGPARR
- a CDS encoding alpha/beta fold hydrolase, with the protein product MLSINGGRKRLVTGVVSLATAGLALGAFALSGTASGATKTTGADNSTKPTIVLEHGAFADGSSWNGVIADLRADGYPVVAAANPLRGPASDAAALRTVLDHIKGPKILVGHSYGGNVISQAATDDPQVKALVYVAAFLPAPGETALELTNKYPGSTLPGTLDPVTYQQADGTTATDLYIQQDRFRRQFAADVPARQAALMAAAQRPIAQAALEEKATTAAWKTKPTWDIVTTSDLNIPAAVQRFMAKRAHAHTTEVAASHSVAVSHPHLVADVIERAARATVR
- the msrA gene encoding peptide-methionine (S)-S-oxide reductase MsrA; protein product: MGDVEERALLAGGCFWGMQELIRSLPGVVRTRVGYSGDDGKPRPTYRDHGQHAEAIEIVFDPKVTDYRAILEYFFQIHDPTTRNRQGNDIGLSYRSAIFCADDTQRLVAQDTIADVEASGLWPGSVVTEVVPAGEFWEAEPEHQDYLQRYPNGYTCHFPRPNWRLPKRAES
- a CDS encoding alpha/beta fold hydrolase; the protein is MINRRTFSKAVGLGTGAAAVSLSGLQNSAFAAQDTSGTRVSTAPTVTPGTHTEFATLKQVKAGVLDIGYAEAGPAHGPVVICLHGWPYDIHSFVDVAPLLADLGYRVIVPYLRGHGSTRFLSRRTPRSAEQSAIALDIIALMDALKIDQAVLAGFDWGSRTADIIAALWPERVKALVSTSGYLITNRKAQLEPANPAVERNWWYQWYFATERGKKAMEQVDERIALCRYVWTLVSPNWKFDDATFQRTAEAFKNPDYAAIVLYNYRWRISLIEGERRYDRYEKQLAAQPPIGVPTITLDPALDPFTAPGDGSSYRSRFTGPYEHRTIANIGHNLPQEAPTTFAQAVVDADHL